In a genomic window of Staphylococcus taiwanensis:
- the modB gene encoding molybdate ABC transporter permease subunit — MPDLTPFWISIQVAVVSTIIVSILGIFISRLLYKGKGHLTKLLESFILLPIVLPPTVLGFILLIIFSPRSVVGQFFENILHLPVVFTMTGAIIASVIVSFPLMYQHTIQGFRSINPKMLNTARTMGASENKIFYRLILPLSKRSIIAGIMMSFARAIGEFGATLMLAGYIPNKTNTLPLEIYFLVEQGRENQAWLWVLVLVAFSITVIGVLSFANNDKSREAE; from the coding sequence TTCAAGTCGCCGTAGTGAGTACCATTATTGTTTCAATACTAGGTATTTTTATCTCTCGGTTACTTTATAAAGGCAAAGGGCATCTTACTAAACTCCTTGAAAGTTTTATACTTTTACCCATTGTTTTACCGCCAACGGTACTAGGGTTTATTTTATTAATAATATTTTCTCCTAGAAGTGTGGTAGGACAATTCTTTGAAAACATACTACATCTTCCAGTAGTATTTACAATGACAGGTGCAATTATTGCATCTGTCATTGTTAGTTTTCCATTAATGTATCAACACACGATTCAAGGATTTAGAAGTATTAACCCTAAAATGTTAAACACTGCGCGAACAATGGGCGCAAGTGAAAATAAAATATTTTATCGCCTTATATTACCACTATCTAAACGTTCTATTATAGCAGGTATTATGATGAGCTTTGCGAGAGCAATTGGCGAGTTTGGTGCTACATTAATGTTAGCAGGATACATACCTAATAAAACAAACACATTACCACTTGAAATTTATTTCTTAGTTGAACAAGGTAGAGAAAATCAAGCCTGGCTTTGGGTACTCGTGTTAGTAGCCTTTTCAATAACTGTTATAGGCGTGTTGAGTTTCGCGAATAATGATAAATCAAGGGAGGCAGAGTAG
- a CDS encoding ATP-binding cassette domain-containing protein, with protein sequence MLQLKLQYQLNKTFIDIDVNDTAPKIYAIRGPSGIGKTTVLNMIAGLRQPDKAYIKINDHLLIDTDNKVNVKIQNRRIGYLFQDYQLFPNMTVKKNITFMAKPSIHIDDLTDQLNIGHLMNQYPITLSGGESQRVALARTLSTKPDLILLDEPFSSLDDATRDEGIKLIKRIFKEWKIPIIFVTHSNFEAEILADKIIKIG encoded by the coding sequence ATGCTACAACTTAAATTACAATATCAGTTAAATAAAACGTTTATCGACATCGATGTGAATGATACTGCTCCTAAAATTTATGCTATTCGTGGACCTTCAGGAATTGGAAAAACAACTGTACTTAATATGATTGCGGGGTTACGACAACCTGATAAAGCATATATCAAGATTAATGACCATTTATTAATCGATACTGATAATAAAGTGAATGTGAAGATTCAAAATCGGAGAATAGGCTATTTATTTCAAGATTATCAATTATTTCCAAATATGACTGTGAAGAAGAATATCACTTTTATGGCTAAGCCATCTATTCATATTGATGATTTAACTGATCAATTGAATATTGGTCATCTAATGAATCAATATCCAATTACGCTCTCCGGTGGTGAATCTCAACGTGTCGCATTAGCTCGCACTTTGAGTACAAAACCAGATTTAATTTTACTAGATGAACCCTTCTCAAGTCTGGATGATGCGACTAGAGACGAAGGTATCAAACTCATCAAACGTATATTTAAAGAATGGAAGATACCTATCATTTTTGTAACCCATTCGAATTTTGAAGCAGAAATACTAGCTGATAAAATTATCAAAATAGGCTAA